The DNA window AAACTCTTTCAATCTTATTTATGTAGATtcaattatttatgaattatgatagtatatacaaatttttaatataaatatgtttatttgtATACAAAATTTGAGTTGAAGATGGTTATCTAGGTTTTGGCGGGAAAGTGGCTCCACAACTTTTGATGCTTAATTTAACGACAGaaattaatcaataaaaaaGTTTAGGATTTGGAACAAACCTTTGTCATTTAGTAGCCTCGAGAGATCTAACTTCTCAAAAATGTACTAATGTTAATCCTTAATTTATGagttactgttttttttttttaattctatttaaaatgaatatcatttttataattaaaaatatattatctttaaatttttgcttttatttttaataaattaattcatctaaatattttattttagattaaATTTATGCTTATTCAAACCACGTTTACTTGAATTGAGACATAAGAGTAGTAATTCTTTATTGACATAGAACAAAAATTGTTTGCACATGTGGACCACATTAACTTTGTCTCTATGAGAAGGTGTGTGGACCATccgaagaaaaaaaaatccctcCTTGTTCTCACTCTTTTGCTCTCTTGGCGATTTGAACTCGCAATTTTTGAATTAGAAATGAGGGTGCTTACCATCCAAACAACTCTCTCTcgtctaaattttttattaattattaattatgattaataaaaaatatttttttaaatgacttttcaaataaaaatagaaataacagATTTAATAAGTGACATTCTATTTTGATTGCTTCCTCTTCATTAACCTCAACACCTAATCCCGACTTCAGATCCCACACCACCACCACCTCTACGCTCTCGCTCCTCTTGCCTTAAATTCCACGTGTGCCTACCATTTTTAGTTCTtgaatatttgtttaaattatataaaaatacttgttgaataatttttttaagggaaaagggCCTAATATATCCCTCAATTTTGCTATTTGGAGTTGATAtgccctcgttatgaaagtggctcatatgtatccttaccgttatacaaatgGCTAACATATAtccctaccgttacaaaatgagctcacatatacccttcatttaacagaagtgaaaaaaatagttttaaagttatatttttgacttttgatttttaaaaaaattatttagggatatatatgatttttctagcaaacttcaaggtatattttaatttttttcggacataattatttttttgactttttgattatcattatttgagtttcttattcttattttattttttctttcattccttagtgtaagaaaaaaatttaaaactattttttttggatataatttagtttttgtatttgaagaaaaaaattgggtcatctataataaattttacaagaatattaacaaaacttaaataaatttgaccatcaaaataataaatctaaattagtcattgaaacaagaaaaagttaaaaataataatatatgtttgaggaagattaaatatacccatatgggattatattattttaaaataattaaaaaatttaaactaaaattaattttttcactttcgttagaagaaaagggtatatgtgagacATTTGTATAacagtaggggtatatatgagccgcTTTTATAATGAGGgatatatcagctctaaatgacaaagttaatGGGTATATCAgatccttttccctttttttaatatacttatcaaatatcaaaaaataaataaaaaataacttattttttcaCGAAACTTAACATTAAATATATGAAAGAAAGTAAAGGGTGGGGAAGGGCGAATGCGAGGGAGGTCATATCTTATTTGATACatatatttcaaacttcattATAAGTAAAGGAATTTACGTTTCTTCCTAcaataaatcaaatttaatattccaataaagaaaagagtaaagaaaataaaagacaaaaaaatgaaacttgttAATGGTTAAATGTTCTTTGCTTTACTTCTGGAACAAACACAGAACATCATACCTAATTTCACATTGTATGTCTCCAATATGTCGAATCTTTCAACTTATATTTGAGTTGAGAAGTAACATAAATTATATTAGTATTTAAATCAAGAAATatctaattttagttttatCCATATGAGTTGTGATAAAATGATTGAGATCCTCCATTTTTAACTAGAAGTTTCGGATTATGTTATGGgagaatagaaaaaattatgttgggAGACACCAAGTGAAAAACCTATTAATCTATCGTTAGTAGTATTAACTATAAAGtcattaaataatttgataatgaCCAAATTTGAATATTATGCTTGTATTTTAAGTCGAATAAATAGATGTCTTATGATAAGCACTTTACATAATCATCGTGTTGAGACCCTAATCAAAAGAAAGATAACCAAAAGAAGTATACTTAGAAGATTCATCTTATTACCCCATGATTATGTAAATTGCTTGCCCTAAGACGTCTATAGTAAGCTTTTGGACATAAAaaatgcaatattttttttttaaaaaaagtaatactTATTTGAAAAGAGATTGAAAAAGTATTCGGAAGTTAAAATTTATGTTTGGACATGTATTTAGCtagaaaaaaacttcaattttcaagatattttcattaaaaaaatttacgaaaaaaaagaagatatttttTGGAGGATTCATCATATTAGctggaaattttgattttgcacgttttccaaaaatatattaatttcgTACTAGTAGTGTACATATTTTACGTAAAACAAGATGGAAATACAGCAACTTTTTctcaaagtgaaaaaaaaaaaactcaacagACGTTTGGGGTTCCTGTTATTGTCTAGTTAAAGGCAACACCAGAAAGAGGATAATGTTGCTCTGAATAACACAGAAGCAATGGAGCAGAGTGTCACGGGTTTGGCAGATCTCTCACTTTTTGTCCTTGTATTAAGTTTTTAGGGGCGTAGATTatgaagttgaaacttgaaaatttgTGATGTTTGAAGTTGAAACGAAGGGGAGTGTACGCCAAGCAAATTGGTATCCAGGATTCAGAGTTAGATGAGGAAGAACGGAGAAAGAATGGGAAGGCATTTATTTCAATATCTATAAACGGTATTGATCGAATTGATATATACGAAACTCTCCCTTGCAAATTGCTTGCTACTATGCATCTCAAAAAGGAAGAACGGAGAGGAGAATCCAGAGTCAGGATCTAGAATGAGGAAGAACGGAGGGAGAATGGGACGGTGTTCGTTTCAATATCTTTATACGGTGACAATTTCTCAGAGTGTTTGATCGATATGAAACTGTTCTCTGCAATTTGCTTGCTAACTAAGCATCAGGGAGAATTGAGAGTCAGGATCTAAAATGAGGAAGAACGGAGGAGAACGGGAATGTGTTCATTTCAATATCTATAAACAACGGTGAGTGACAATTGCTCAGTTTATTTGATCAAATTGATAAATACAGAGACTCTCCCCTACAAATTGCTTGCTTCCATGCATCTCAAAAAGGAACAACGGGATGGGAGAATCCGGAATCAGGATCTAGAATGAGGAATAACGGAGGGAGAATGGAAAGGTGTTCATTTCAATATCTATAAATGGCGACAATTGCTCGGACTATTTGATTGAGTTGATAGATACGGAACTACCTGCAAATTATGCATCAAAAAAAGGAAGAGCGGAATGGGATAATCCAGAGTCAGGATTCAGAATGAAGAAGAACGAAGTCCTGTGAATTGCTTCTCCTGGTCCTCTAATATAATTGACAAGGTTAGTGAACCAATACAATTAACTTTCAATACTAGAACTTATATTCTAGATTAAAAAAGGCATCACAGTCCACTAAGCTCGATCTATGCACAAGTCCGGGGAAGGACAGGACCACAACCGACTATTGTACTTAACCTTACCTTGCATTCCAAGGAGGTTCCTAGGGTACAACTTGCATCTCAGCAAAAGCTTCGCTTTTTTAATATTAGCAGTCAAGAAATAAACTCTGTTCTAGGTAAAACAACATATATGAAAGCCAATGAAAATCTGGCTCTATGTATGATACTATCAGGAACAATACAAAAGCTGCTAAGGCCAATTTGAACTAATCTAATCAGATTTACATATATCATAGTCTTAATAAATTCCCTCCTACTTTTTGTAAAGGAGGAAAACTAAATATTAAACCTGAATAAAAATATCCAGGTTTTTTAAATAACTATCCTGTAAGAGATAGGGACTCACAGCTCCTCTGCTGGTTCAACCTTTTTTCCTCAAGAAATCACCAGCTCACTGTTGAGTATCACCTCTTCTGAAAAAAGCTTGATTTATACATGACGATTTATCCGACTCAGCTTGTAGCATGTTACCAGGCCACTATCATTGCGATGATCACTGGCAAGGTAGGCTGCTAAGGTTGATCAAGCTTGTTGGTTAACCTGTTAAACATAACAAATGATGGTTAATTATGACAAGGATCCAATAACTAAGAAATTTATTACTATGGAATGACATTTTCTGAGTATGTATAGGAGTGAACCttgtgttggaaagataattttatttttaatttttgatatgtatatatagaaaattagtTATGATAGAtatattgttttagtttgttCATGAACTAGAGAAGATGAAAGAAAATCCGGAATTGAATTATGTGCATGTAATAGACTAGGTACATGCTAGAAGAAAACCTATAAATACCTATGCAATGTGGTCCGGCCTTTCCCCAGATCTCGCACATAGCGGGAGCTTAGTGCATTGGGCTTAGCTGTCCTTATGTATGAATGTAGTAAATGATTATTTGAGATAGATCTAGTGTGATAGCTCCTCCGTTGATAGTTATGCCACACAGTTATTGAGTCTACTTGATTTATTGTTCATATAATTGATTTCCATATGAGTGATTTTGAATGCTGGTCCATATGATTAGTTTCAAAAAAAGTGCATATAATGATTCTTGTTACAGTGATTTCTATTCGTCATGGATGTGAACCTTATAACACTCTGATTAGTCTCTTCTTCAACCCTTTCAAAGCGGaacaaaaaagagaggaaacatACCCCACATGTCCTTGGTCCACAGTTGCACAACCCTCAACTTGTGTCGCTTGAAACACCTCCGAAACAGCAACATTGTCATCCGATTCAACGTTGTCTTTGCTGTTTGTATTGTCGACATGTGTTTGCTGGGCTTTGGCAGGGGTCTTTTCAAGGATCTTCTGGCACATTATCGTACCCTGGAAATCAAGGAAAGTGTAATCAAAGAAGTTTGCTCTCTCTGATTGTTTCACAACTGAGAAACCAAATTTAGTGGTCCATGTGTTTAGGACACCAGGGACAGCTGGCAATACTAGCCTCTCAACTCCTAATCCCGCGAGTGTCTGGACAGAAAAAACATTATGCgtaataaaacaaaagaagaaacaattaataagtatatatatgattaaacaTTCAAAACGATCATCTGGCTGCACAAGATCACTAGTTCACTAAGTTGAGCGTGAAACCTTTGAGATTGTTTCTACCATGAGATAACAAATATTTCCAAATAAATCTTTTCCTACAGAATGTACTTCAGCAACCCCTCATTGGGATCGCTGACCATTGTCACCAGCCTAAATACATAGCCTAAAAATCTTGAATCCGCAGCCAAGCTATCATAAACTTCCCTGCATGAGAAAGAATATACTCGGGGGCCTCTTTTGTTCCTTTGGTACACCTCAACCCCACAAAACTGAACTGAAGAAGAGATGCATACCTTTTCAAGCTCATTAAATAAAATGCGACACATTCCAAGTCGGCGGTGCTGAAATTGTGTTGCAACAAGTGGGATCTCTGCCACCTTTTCTCCATAAACCCTTTGAAATGACagtaaaagtaaataattaatgtaaaaaTTTTGTTTATCACTTTTAGAATCATGGAGAAGTTAACAAGGAAAACAGAACAAGTGGCAGTTCGTCCTGAGAATATAAAACCCTGGAGTACCTTACGGTCGCTACTGAAATGAGTTCGTCATTTCTTTCCAACAGTACGGTGTAGAAGCCTTGGAAATTTAACCGGTTCAGCTCGGACCTGCAATTTCAGATTTTGTTTGTCTTTAGTTGAAATAATTAATGCCCTTCCATTTTTTAATAAAGTCAATTATGAAGTTGAACCCAATGGACCTTTTTTATAAGTAaatgattaaaattaaaagtagaGCACTAATATGGTGCTGAATAGATAACATCAGCATACTAGACTGACTTCTCTTGAAACTCTGAATCTTACCATCTACTGAATATGACATCTTCTGCGATGTCTCTCCCCGTGAGACGTTCTTTGACCGGTTCAAAGCTGTCGTGCATCACATTCAAAGCGACACAAAGTCGGCTATAGATCTCCACACTGGACTCATCATCAGGTTCTGTATATTTCAACAGTCTCCAGGTGAGGTTATCATTACCCACTATAACCGATTTCTTCAGGAGCAGACGCATACCCAAACatatctgaaaaaaaaaatgtctgaTAAAATGCTCAGTTAAAAATCCACTGAAAATGTAAATGGCACTAGTTAAGCATGTTATCACTATGTTTCACAATCAAATATAGCATTCATTTCATTGCACGATTTCGTAAAAGTGCATTCTATAAACTTCTCAACAACTTAAAAGTGCCCTGTAAGGAAAGCACGCTTCAATTACCAGCTTACAACTTTTGTTGCACAACCAATTTCCTACAGGAAAATCATCCAGTTTTTCAAGACCGTTGTTTCTCACACACTGAGCATGATCTGCATGGTATCAAGTATTAATCAGTATAGAAGAGCTCAAAAACTTCACGGGATTATACTGGAAAGATTACAAAATATTGTTGGAACATATGAGAAAGATCAAATAGGTACTCACATTTATGGTTACACTGACAACAAATGAGAAGGGTGTTATCTGTAAATTGTTTTCTGTTTTTATCAAATCTGCTCTCACCACACACTTTACAACAGCATGATGGGCAAAACCAGTCACCATCTGGAACCTCCTGTTTAAACAAATGCAAAATAAAGCAATTGGCTTTTTGattgaagattaagaaaaagaaatacaatacaACAGTATGAAAGAGATACCTTAACCCCAAGGCAATCAGGATGAAATGAAGAAGGGCATCCATCACAGAGTATTAAGTCACCACCATAATGACACACAGAACATATATAGTCATTTTCGGTAAAATGGCTACCCTCTTTGTTTTCTATACTATGTTTGTGTTTCATCTGCATTTGACACTCGAGAAGAGACCTTCCATCCTCCAAATATATATTTGCTGAAGGTCTATTACAGATGCTCCCAGCATGAGCTTCAAAGTTACGAAGACCAAATATTTTTTGGCAGCAATTGCATTTGATTCCTTCACGAGTTATCCGCCCTTCTGCCATTGGATTACCATTCTTCTTTTCGCAATATTTTACCTTAGCACGTGGCAGGACCACATTTTTGTCTATCAACCAAGATAAAACTGTTCGAGGTATTTGATTAGAGGAAGAAGGAGCCACCTTTCGAGCTCTTTTACTTGATCGCATATCACCATCTCCTTTTTTGAGAGAAGGCCTGGATTTTACATCCGCAtgctttctcttctttcttgattcccttaaaaGGGAGATCAGAGGTTTATCCACCACTGCTGACTGGGAAGACACTTGTTCTGGTAAGTGGCTTTCAGCTTCCCACTTTTTCACACACCATTTGCAAGCTTCCCGAAAAGACAGAAAAGTTTTTCCTTCTGGAGAACAGTAACGAATTCTCTTGTCATTCTTCCCAGCAGGAATTAATTTCCATCCAATTGAAACTAGGTAATTCTTAGCCTTTAGGGCTGTATCCCCTATCTTCACCCCATTTCTATAGGACTTCTGATAGGCAGAAATGTCTTGAGATTTCGGTAAACAATAGTCAATTACAGCTTGGCGGCAGATTTCAGGCTCAATTCTTGGTTCTCCAGGCTCagtatttatttcttcattctgAATTCCTGTTTCTTGCTGCGGAATCTCTGTTTCTTCAAGCTCTTCTTCAAGCtcaattcttttttcttcatgCTGAATGCCTGTATTCGCAGGCTCAATACTTATTTCTTCAGTCTCAGCAATTGTTTCTTTATGCAACTCAGGTACCTCTCTGCATGTTGGTCTTTCCATGCAAGGAGACAGGGTGGAGTTATCAGTGTCACCTCTCTGAATGCCTGTTTTCCCAGGCTCAATATTTATTTCTTCAGTCTCAGCAATTGTTTCTTTATGCAACTCAGGCACTTCTCTGCATGTTGGTCTTTCCATACAAGGAGACTGGGTGGAGTTATCAGTGTCACCTCTCTGAATGCCTGTTCTCCCAGGCTCAATACTTACTTCTTCAGTCTCAGCAATTGTTTCTTTATGCAACTCAGGCACCTCTCTGCAAGGAGACAGGGTGGAGTTATCAGTGTCACCTCTCTGAATGCCTGTTTTCCCAGGCTCAATATTTATTTCTTCAGTCTCAGCAATTGTTTCTTTATGCAACTCAGGCACTTCTCTGCATGTTGGTCTTTCCATACAAGGAGACTGGGTGGAGTTATCAGTGTCACCTCTCTGAATGCCTGTTCTCCCAGGCTCAATACTTACTTCTTCAGTCTCAGCAATTGTTTCTTTATGCAACTCAGGCACCTCTCTGCAAGGAGACAGGGTGGAGTTATCAGTGTCACCTCTCTGAATGCCTGTTTTCCCAGGCTCAATATTTATTTCTTCAGTCTCAGCAATTGTTTCTTTATGCAACTCAGGCACCTCTCTGCATGTTGGTCTTTCCATACAAGGAGACTGGGTGGAGTTATCAGTGTCACCTCTGTGAATGCCTGTTCTCCCAGGCTCAATACTTATTTCTTCAGTCTCAGCAATTGTTTCTTTATGCAACTCAGGCACCTCTCTGCATGTTGGTCTTTCCATGCAAGGAGACTGGGTGGAGTTATCAGTCTCACCATGTAAACTACTTTGTTCAACTGGGGGAACTACCTCACAAATTTTTGACTCTTCCAACACCTGGCAAACTTCACTAATTGATACACATACCGTTCCATTTGGAGCAACATAACTTTTCTTAACCTTACCACCCTCCCTTTTGAGTTCAAATTTCCAGCCCGTCCATAACAGATgcttcttaaatttttttatggagGACATAGATGGCATACACTTAGTTATTACTTTTAGGCGAGAGTCAGGTTCAACAGACAGTGACTGCCAaacaaatttcttcttctttgtagCAAGTCTTCCCCTGCGACTCTTAGAATTCACACACTTGCCATTGGACAAAATACCAGCAATCTGATGACTAGTCGGcttctttaattcttttatCAGGGTTGCTTCTGGGCAAGAGTCAGGTTCACTCAATGTCTTCATCCTTTTAGGAGGTCTCCCTCTGCGAGGCTTAGAATTCTCCAAAGTCTGTGTGGTACTAGACAAAATACCCGCAGTCTCATCACTAGGCGGCTTGTTAAATGTTGCTGTTGAGGTT is part of the Solanum stenotomum isolate F172 chromosome 8, ASM1918654v1, whole genome shotgun sequence genome and encodes:
- the LOC125874703 gene encoding LOW QUALITY PROTEIN: uncharacterized protein LOC125874703 (The sequence of the model RefSeq protein was modified relative to this genomic sequence to represent the inferred CDS: inserted 1 base in 1 codon; deleted 1 base in 1 codon) yields the protein MQVKSVEDGFLGSWHLGTVVSCSDLIREVEYEFIWSERGSGKLVEVVNISPIIDGVLPDDERPVHQCGMIRPSPPPCEFGSWPYGQCVDCFYQDAWWEGVLFDREEGHEERKVFFPELGDEMKAKIDKLRISQDWDEVTEVWTPRGTWTFLQVIEEIKKLNPLLVSVKQIWYEVQLKDDFDEHLKQWTSSSKDIWRKLVKEVVHDSTKLTVKHFLSELNSSQIFGEGCQSLEFSEPAFIAELNPKVYFAPFTEAACTLDSAATLPMDQDLSDLQPVEKLFVSEESAPATEDVQMTGILSSTESELPTFANSKRGRGRPRKLKKIFKGRTRVGEPDSCRGANSTKIIKEKIFEDVSPLQQPVDQDVPNLQQPLDQDISDLQPVEKQLVSEKSAPATEDVLLSGIDIYSSFPPXIFVCITTHDFYVLLLPIDDIAGILSNTKSQPLTIANSKACRGRPRTKRKIYEGQTVVGEPASCPDTTSTATFNKPPSDETAGILSSTTQTLENSKPRRGRPPKRMKTLSEPDSCPEATLIKELKKPTSHQIAGILSNGKCVNSKSRRGRLATKKKKFVWQSLSVEPDSRLKVITKCMPSMSSIKKFKKHLLWTGWKFELKREGGKVKKSYVAPNGTVCVSISEVCQVLEESKICEVVPPVEQSSLHGETDNSTQSPCMERPTCREVPELHKETIAETEEISIEPGRTGIHRGDTDNSTQSPCMERPTCREVPELHKETIAETEEKRIELEEELEETEIPQQETGIQNEEINTEPGEPRIEPEICRQAVIDYCLPKSQDISAYQKSYRNGVKIGDTALKAKNYLVSIGWKLIPAGKNDKRIRYCSPEGKTFLSFREACKWCVKKWEAESHLPEQVSSQSAVVDKPLISLLRESRKKRKHADVKSRPSLKKGDGDMRSSKRARKVAPSSSNQIPRTVLSWLIDKNVVLPRAKVKYCEKKNGNPMAEGRITREGIKCNCCQKIFGLRNFEAHAGSICNRPSANIYLEDGRSLLECQMQMKHKHSIENKEGSHFTENDYICSVCHYGGDLILCDGCPSSFHPDCLGVKVSLSYCVLYFFFLIFNQKANCFILHLFKQEVPDGDWFCPSCCCKVCGESRFDKNRKQFTDNTLLICCQCNHKYHAQCVRNNGLEKLDDFPVGNWLCNKSCKLICLGMRLLLKKSVIVGNDNLTWRLLKYTEPDDESSVEIYSRLCVALNVMHDSFEPVKERLTGRDIAEDVIFSRWSELNRLNFQGFYTVLLERNDELISVATVRVYGEKVAEIPLVATQFQHRRLGMCRILFNELEKTLAGLGVERLVLPAVPGVLNTWTTKFGFSVVKQSERANFFDYTFLDFQGTIMCQKILEKTPAKAQQTHVDNTNSKDNVESDDNVAVSEVFQATQVEGCATVDQGHVGYKMSFHSNKFLSYWILVIINHHLLCLTG